A single Bacillus sp. HMF5848 DNA region contains:
- a CDS encoding carbohydrate ABC transporter permease, whose product MRLISRKTLALFFLPGAIFMVMFLIYPIIKMAFDSFYEFDIYTNTKSFVGFENYVAAFTQPDFLEPLKNTLIYVIAAVTFETIIGLLIALVVEIEFKGSKIIRSLLLSPLMIAPLIAGLTWRLMFNSNFGIINEILKNIGILDRSDTITWLADKNLALAATIVADIWLTVPFMMLMCLAGLQSIDKSMIEAAKIDGANFFQILFSIKIPAMKAILLTAIAVRTIDAARTFDIVYVMAEEQVDLLSTVIYKTLVKYHHTGYASAMALIFIAILVVFTLVFLQNLWRPSKKV is encoded by the coding sequence ATGAGATTAATTTCGAGAAAAACATTAGCATTATTTTTCTTGCCTGGTGCGATTTTTATGGTGATGTTTTTGATTTACCCGATTATAAAAATGGCTTTTGATAGTTTTTATGAATTTGATATTTATACTAATACTAAAAGTTTTGTTGGTTTTGAAAACTATGTAGCAGCTTTTACCCAGCCTGACTTTCTTGAACCGTTAAAAAACACTCTAATATATGTAATTGCAGCTGTTACATTTGAAACAATAATAGGATTGCTTATAGCGTTAGTAGTAGAAATTGAATTCAAGGGAAGTAAAATCATTAGATCACTGTTATTATCACCTCTTATGATTGCGCCGTTAATTGCTGGTCTAACATGGAGGTTAATGTTTAATTCAAATTTTGGGATTATTAATGAGATTTTAAAAAATATAGGAATACTTGATAGGTCGGATACCATAACTTGGCTCGCGGATAAAAACTTAGCGTTGGCAGCGACCATCGTTGCTGATATATGGTTGACTGTGCCGTTTATGATGCTAATGTGTTTAGCTGGTTTGCAAAGTATAGATAAAAGTATGATAGAAGCTGCGAAAATTGATGGTGCAAACTTTTTTCAAATATTGTTCAGTATAAAAATTCCAGCTATGAAAGCTATTCTACTTACAGCGATTGCAGTAAGAACGATTGATGCTGCTAGAACGTTTGACATAGTGTATGTAATGGCCGAGGAACAAGTTGACTTACTAAGTACTGTCATATATAAAACATTGGTTAAATATCATCACACTGGCTATGCATCTGCAATGGCGCTCATATTTATTGCAATACTTGTTGTTTTCACTTTAGTATTCTTGCAAAATCTATGGCGTCCTTCAAAGAAAGTGTAG
- a CDS encoding carbohydrate ABC transporter permease: MKNKKNTNYALIILAVAVLVIWLFPYLYLVSSAFKPSGEVFSTPVKFFPSRISLENFVAMFERMPFFKYLGNSIIAAVCSTAIAVFLGSLSAYAIARTSGQKLSVLLLVMVLVMKMIPTSSIAVPIYEIIMNFKLYDTRIALIIVYAAINMPFVIWMMISFYSNIPIELDEAAAIDGASNFTTFRTVVLPIVMPGIASASIFTLFLALNDFLVSLLLTSVNAKTFTVAISEFVNSYNYDLGPMMAGAFLFSFPVIIISIVAQKYIVSGMTSGSIK; encoded by the coding sequence ATGAAAAATAAAAAAAATACTAATTATGCATTGATTATACTAGCCGTAGCCGTGTTAGTAATATGGTTATTTCCTTATTTATATCTAGTTTCATCTGCTTTTAAACCGAGTGGGGAAGTATTTTCAACTCCCGTGAAATTTTTCCCATCAAGAATTTCACTTGAGAACTTTGTTGCTATGTTTGAAAGAATGCCGTTCTTTAAATATTTGGGGAATAGCATTATTGCTGCCGTATGTTCTACTGCTATAGCCGTTTTTTTAGGGTCGCTATCAGCCTATGCGATAGCAAGAACTTCAGGGCAAAAATTATCTGTACTACTTCTGGTGATGGTGTTGGTTATGAAAATGATACCAACCTCGAGTATAGCAGTGCCAATTTATGAAATAATTATGAATTTTAAATTGTATGATACGAGAATAGCGCTAATTATTGTGTATGCAGCTATTAACATGCCATTCGTAATTTGGATGATGATAAGCTTTTATTCCAATATTCCTATAGAGCTTGATGAAGCAGCGGCCATTGATGGTGCTAGTAACTTTACAACATTTAGAACGGTTGTATTGCCGATTGTTATGCCAGGTATTGCTTCTGCATCCATTTTCACATTGTTTTTAGCGCTGAATGATTTCTTGGTTTCTTTATTACTTACAAGTGTAAATGCAAAAACATTTACTGTTGCCATAAGTGAATTTGTAAACTCTTACAATTATGACTTAGGACCGATGATGGCTGGAGCATTCTTATTCAGTTTTCCAGTCATAATTATATCTATAGTTGCTCAAAAATATATAGTAAGTGGGATGACATCAGGTTCAATCAAATAA
- a CDS encoding NosD domain-containing protein: MASKNYYDVTEWPVGNPYEDIGEVINSIIADIKSRQTNTDVNKGGKPGAVIYIPPGDYHLCSQVVIDISFLKIMGSGHGFTSSSIRFNTPESEWANLHELWPGGSRILVDIPLEENDEEYKGAAFYVERSGDPRISSVEFSNFCIDGLHFNDDGSGDTNPENTYTNGKTGIYVASACDSFRITGMGFVYLEHGITIYHADALTIHDNFIAECGNCIELRGWGQASKITDNLIGAGFKGYSIYAQNFGGLLISTNNVFPRGASSIYFDGVTRSSITNNRLHSFYPGMVVFRENCSENLVSSNHFLRDHEPWAPFLGIDNGLDDLYGLLYISGNNNTVIANHFSEVINTENIKPVGATPVIIRIVSGNGNYISNNHVVATNVHAKISDSCYSAQVEALLTTEASEQLTVTTVLVEKESLENTILDSGTDKHVVVDKTVNAFRATPTPGV; this comes from the coding sequence ATGGCTAGTAAAAATTATTACGACGTAACAGAATGGCCTGTCGGTAATCCGTATGAAGATATTGGTGAGGTAATTAATAGCATTATAGCGGATATTAAAAGTAGGCAAACGAACACTGATGTGAATAAAGGCGGGAAGCCCGGAGCGGTTATCTATATTCCACCAGGAGATTATCATCTATGCAGTCAAGTGGTTATAGACATCAGTTTTCTTAAAATTATGGGATCTGGACACGGGTTTACATCTTCGAGTATTCGTTTTAATACTCCTGAGAGTGAATGGGCGAATTTACATGAATTGTGGCCGGGAGGAAGTCGCATACTCGTAGATATTCCCCTAGAAGAAAATGACGAGGAATATAAAGGAGCTGCCTTTTATGTTGAACGAAGTGGAGATCCCCGAATAAGTTCGGTCGAGTTTTCTAACTTTTGTATAGATGGTTTGCATTTTAATGATGATGGTTCGGGAGACACAAATCCGGAAAACACATACACTAACGGGAAAACGGGAATTTATGTTGCAAGCGCTTGTGATTCGTTTCGGATTACAGGCATGGGGTTTGTGTATTTAGAGCATGGAATTACTATTTATCATGCAGATGCACTGACTATACATGATAATTTCATAGCTGAATGTGGCAACTGTATAGAACTGCGAGGTTGGGGGCAGGCTTCAAAAATAACCGATAACTTGATAGGAGCCGGTTTTAAAGGATATTCAATATACGCTCAAAATTTTGGGGGACTTTTGATTTCAACGAATAATGTTTTTCCAAGAGGTGCGAGCAGTATCTATTTTGATGGTGTGACACGCTCCAGTATCACAAATAATAGACTTCATTCATTTTATCCAGGAATGGTTGTATTCAGGGAGAATTGTTCTGAAAACTTGGTTTCTTCCAATCACTTTTTACGTGACCATGAACCTTGGGCTCCTTTTCTGGGAATAGACAATGGCTTAGATGATTTGTATGGTCTCCTCTATATCAGTGGGAATAATAATACTGTAATTGCTAATCACTTTTCTGAAGTAATTAATACTGAGAATATCAAGCCGGTAGGTGCTACACCCGTAATCATACGTATTGTTTCGGGTAATGGAAATTATATTTCTAATAATCATGTTGTTGCTACCAACGTTCATGCCAAGATAAGTGATTCTTGTTACTCTGCGCAAGTAGAAGCTTTGTTAACTACCGAAGCATCAGAGCAGTTGACTGTAACAACAGTATTAGTAGAAAAAGAATCGCTTGAAAATACGATTCTTGATTCGGGAACTGACAAACATGTTGTTGTCGACAAAACTGTAAATGCATTTAGAGCTACTCCAACGCCAGGAGTATAA
- a CDS encoding sucrose-6-phosphate hydrolase: MMIINNKFRHTFHLMPKYGWMNDPNGFSEYNGIYHLFYQYYPYGTEWGPMHWAHAVSEDLITWKHLDIALAPSLEFDRNGIFSGSALQVGNEHWLYYTGHTDTYLDKAYDPSFKKIEEEVKEDQPIIRQVQCLATSKDGENYTKLNKPVIGTEQLPKFIKPEDFRDPKVWMHHETFYMVVGAKSVNDEGHVLFFQSSDGLKWDYLNNLSLGREYGTVWECPDLFELDGKHVLMFSPQFKPRMGHKFENVYSTMALIGSFNYESGEFTIESEKELDQGFDYYATQSLLNSKGERITVAWMNMWLIKYPLHEGNHGWNGSMTLPRVLSCENGVLKQNPIKEIEKYRKNKISHHEMVIDGELKNEHFNGYCQEFEMKIDMSSSTEFEIRLYESEDERFIIKLDKKNSFISMNRFYTKLPSMSTISPHDFTRSCPVQLDDKVTLRIFVDVSSVEVFINDGEEVMTSLFFSEKHSDAVVFASIGKTVISEFNKYEIEVK, encoded by the coding sequence ATGATGATAATAAACAATAAATTTAGACATACGTTTCACTTAATGCCTAAGTATGGATGGATGAACGATCCGAATGGTTTTTCAGAATATAATGGAATCTATCATCTGTTCTATCAATATTATCCATATGGAACAGAGTGGGGTCCTATGCACTGGGCTCATGCTGTCAGCGAAGACTTAATTACTTGGAAGCATTTAGACATCGCGCTAGCCCCCAGTTTAGAATTTGATAGGAATGGAATTTTTTCAGGAAGTGCCTTACAGGTTGGTAATGAACATTGGCTTTACTATACAGGGCATACTGATACGTATTTAGATAAAGCTTATGACCCATCTTTCAAAAAAATAGAAGAGGAAGTAAAGGAAGATCAGCCTATTATTAGACAAGTTCAATGTCTAGCAACCTCAAAAGATGGTGAAAATTATACAAAGCTAAATAAACCTGTGATTGGTACAGAGCAATTACCTAAATTCATTAAACCGGAGGATTTCAGAGATCCAAAGGTATGGATGCATCATGAAACATTCTATATGGTTGTTGGGGCTAAGAGTGTAAACGACGAAGGGCATGTCTTGTTCTTTCAATCAAGTGATGGACTAAAATGGGATTACTTAAATAATCTGTCATTAGGTCGAGAGTATGGAACTGTATGGGAATGTCCGGATTTATTTGAACTTGATGGAAAGCATGTGTTAATGTTTTCTCCTCAATTTAAACCTAGAATGGGACATAAGTTCGAAAATGTTTATTCAACAATGGCATTAATTGGATCATTTAATTATGAATCAGGTGAGTTCACCATAGAGTCAGAAAAAGAACTTGACCAAGGCTTTGATTACTACGCGACGCAATCACTTTTAAATTCTAAAGGTGAAAGAATAACAGTTGCTTGGATGAATATGTGGTTAATAAAATACCCCTTACATGAAGGGAACCATGGTTGGAACGGTTCGATGACTCTACCACGAGTATTATCTTGTGAAAATGGAGTTTTGAAGCAAAACCCCATTAAAGAAATTGAGAAGTATAGAAAAAATAAAATATCGCATCATGAGATGGTTATTGATGGTGAATTAAAGAATGAACATTTCAATGGTTATTGTCAGGAATTTGAAATGAAAATTGATATGTCAAGCTCAACAGAATTTGAGATTAGGTTGTATGAATCAGAGGATGAGAGATTTATTATTAAATTAGACAAGAAAAACAGTTTCATTTCAATGAATCGTTTTTATACTAAACTTCCATCAATGTCTACAATTAGCCCTCATGACTTCACGAGAAGTTGTCCTGTTCAATTAGATGACAAAGTGACATTAAGAATTTTCGTTGATGTATCTTCTGTTGAAGTGTTTATTAATGATGGAGAAGAAGTAATGACATCTTTATTTTTTTCAGAAAAGCATAGTGATGCTGTCGTGTTTGCTTCTATTGGGAAGACAGTTATTAGTGAATTTAACAAATATGAAATAGAGGTAAAATAG
- a CDS encoding carbohydrate kinase, translated as MKRVVTMGEVLIDFIPSKKDCLLKEVESFSKKPGGAPANVAACVSRLGGNAKFIGQVGDDAFGDFLLDVLMEEKINVDHVYKTKEANTALAFVSLRADGERDFSFYRKPSADMLLSEEKVDKSIFSSNDILHFCSVDLIEAPVKYAHIKAINVVKELGGLISFDPNVRLPLWENHEECRQTICDFIPYADILKISDDELLFITNQKDEESALKRIKELNPQLTFLIITRGGEGVDAWYDGVHTFVPGFKVNVLDTTGAGDSFIGAFLFALSQGADFRINEILKFSNAVGALTTMREGAISALPTYDEVKQFIDS; from the coding sequence ATGAAACGTGTTGTTACGATGGGAGAAGTGTTAATTGACTTTATTCCGAGTAAAAAAGACTGTTTGTTGAAAGAAGTTGAATCGTTCTCTAAGAAACCAGGGGGAGCACCGGCAAATGTAGCAGCGTGTGTTTCAAGATTGGGTGGAAATGCGAAATTCATTGGGCAAGTAGGTGATGATGCATTTGGTGACTTTCTTTTAGATGTTCTTATGGAAGAAAAAATCAATGTTGATCATGTCTATAAAACGAAAGAGGCAAATACGGCTTTAGCATTTGTATCATTACGAGCTGATGGAGAACGTGATTTCTCATTTTACAGAAAACCAAGTGCTGATATGTTGTTGAGTGAAGAAAAAGTAGATAAAAGCATATTTAGTAGTAATGATATCCTTCATTTTTGCAGTGTGGATTTAATCGAAGCGCCTGTTAAATATGCACATATAAAAGCGATTAACGTTGTGAAAGAATTAGGTGGATTGATAAGTTTTGATCCAAATGTGCGACTACCTCTATGGGAGAATCATGAAGAATGTCGTCAAACTATTTGTGACTTTATTCCATACGCTGATATATTAAAAATTAGTGATGATGAACTTCTATTCATAACGAATCAAAAGGATGAAGAGAGTGCACTAAAAAGAATAAAAGAACTAAATCCACAATTGACATTTCTTATAATCACAAGAGGTGGAGAAGGTGTAGATGCTTGGTATGACGGTGTTCATACGTTTGTTCCTGGATTCAAAGTAAATGTTTTAGACACAACTGGTGCAGGAGATTCCTTTATTGGCGCGTTTTTATTTGCATTATCTCAAGGTGCTGATTTCCGTATAAATGAAATTTTAAAATTCTCAAATGCAGTAGGTGCTCTTACAACGATGAGAGAAGGAGCTATTAGTGCTTTACCAACATATGATGAAGTTAAACAATTCATAGATTCCTAG